From the bacterium genome, one window contains:
- the pgl gene encoding 6-phosphogluconolactonase has product MIPEVVVLADPASAAAAAAERVAAICARTVAARGACAVALSGGDTPKPLYARLAEEPYRREVPWDRLEVFWGDERCVPPDDARSNFHMAHETLLAKVSIPAEHIHRMPADTVDHEAAARAYAEMLRARLPATADGWPRFDLILLGIGANAHVASLFPRTAALRERNRAVVAELVEDAAMWRMTLTVPVLTRAAAILFLGTGASKAEAVRAGLEGPADGYDVPAALIRPVDGRVTWILDAAAASRLTGRAGRV; this is encoded by the coding sequence GTGATCCCCGAGGTCGTGGTGCTCGCCGATCCGGCCTCGGCGGCGGCCGCCGCGGCGGAGCGCGTGGCCGCGATCTGCGCGCGAACCGTTGCCGCGCGCGGCGCCTGCGCCGTGGCCCTCTCCGGCGGCGACACGCCGAAACCGCTGTACGCGCGGCTGGCGGAGGAGCCCTACCGCCGGGAGGTCCCGTGGGACCGGCTCGAGGTGTTCTGGGGCGATGAGCGCTGCGTTCCTCCCGACGATGCCCGCAGCAACTTTCACATGGCGCACGAGACGCTGCTGGCCAAGGTGTCCATTCCCGCGGAGCACATCCACCGCATGCCTGCCGACACCGTCGATCACGAGGCGGCGGCCCGCGCGTACGCGGAGATGCTGCGCGCCCGCCTGCCGGCGACCGCGGACGGTTGGCCGCGGTTCGACCTCATCCTTCTCGGGATCGGCGCCAACGCGCACGTGGCGTCGCTGTTTCCGCGCACGGCCGCTTTGCGGGAGCGCAATCGCGCGGTGGTCGCCGAGTTGGTCGAGGACGCGGCGATGTGGCGAATGACGCTCACGGTGCCGGTGCTGACGCGCGCCGCGGCGATTCTGTTTCTGGGGACCGGCGCGTCGAAAGCGGAGGCGGTTCGGGCGGGGCTGGAAGGACCCGCGGACGGCTACGACGTGCCGGCCGCGCTCATCCGGCCCGTCGATGGCCGGGTGACGTGGATACTGGACGCCGCCGCCGCGTCTCGTCTAACCGGCCGGGCCGGACGCGTCTGA